A section of the Prevotella melaninogenica genome encodes:
- a CDS encoding DUF4270 domain-containing protein, protein MRRKFIAACMLAACIGMVSCDDTTDTLGGSLIDNGDKLSIKADTFSVASETMVAGSVIARSATGYLGRMIDPETNTTVTGNLMSQFHVLSNFELPAKDSIMSRDANNEIIADSCDIRLYYSTYYGDSLSQMKLTAYELSKPVEEGVTYYSNFDPEAQGYIRPAAQGGIAEKRSFTLTDYTEADSIRNRRNYNRNIIVRLNNQYKDKSGVTYNNYGTYLLRKYQQNPAAFRNPYRFLHEICPGFYFKIDGGSGSMAHIQVAQLNIYFKNKQNGKVSEISTNFVSTEEVLQLTNFSNDNTKLQQLASESGHTYLKTPAGLFTKLTLPVSDIMAGHTNDSINSAKVVLYRENNSTTSDYQFGIPQNVVMVAADSLQSFFANNRLPDNKTSFLASYNKTTNGYVFNNISGIINLFSRNTSMPAWGKVVIVPVELQTVTQGSGSSQKTIITKVSHDMGLSSTKLLGNTPTGKNIQISIIYGKFNGR, encoded by the coding sequence ATGAGAAGGAAATTCATTGCAGCTTGTATGCTTGCAGCTTGTATCGGAATGGTATCATGTGATGATACTACAGATACCCTTGGAGGCTCACTTATTGATAATGGCGACAAACTTTCTATAAAGGCAGACACCTTCAGCGTAGCTTCTGAGACAATGGTTGCTGGCAGTGTTATTGCACGTTCAGCAACTGGATACTTGGGCAGAATGATTGACCCTGAAACAAACACAACGGTTACAGGTAATCTTATGTCACAGTTCCATGTGCTTAGTAATTTTGAGTTGCCAGCAAAGGACTCTATCATGAGTCGTGATGCAAACAATGAGATTATTGCTGATTCATGTGATATAAGACTGTATTACAGCACATACTACGGTGATTCACTTAGCCAGATGAAGCTGACAGCATACGAACTTTCTAAGCCTGTTGAGGAAGGTGTGACATATTACTCTAACTTCGATCCAGAAGCACAAGGCTATATCCGACCTGCTGCACAGGGTGGTATTGCGGAGAAACGTTCATTCACACTGACAGACTATACAGAGGCTGACAGTATCAGAAATAGAAGAAACTATAATCGTAATATCATTGTTCGCTTGAACAATCAGTACAAGGACAAGAGTGGTGTTACATATAACAACTACGGAACTTACCTGCTCCGCAAGTATCAGCAGAACCCTGCTGCATTCCGTAACCCTTATCGTTTCTTGCATGAAATCTGCCCAGGCTTCTATTTTAAGATAGATGGTGGTTCTGGTTCAATGGCACATATACAGGTTGCTCAGTTGAATATCTACTTCAAGAACAAGCAGAATGGTAAGGTATCAGAGATATCAACCAACTTTGTAAGTACAGAAGAGGTTCTTCAGTTGACAAACTTCTCTAACGATAACACAAAGTTACAGCAGTTAGCCAGTGAGTCTGGTCACACTTATCTCAAGACGCCAGCTGGTTTGTTCACAAAGTTGACGCTCCCTGTATCTGACATTATGGCAGGACATACAAACGATTCTATCAACTCAGCTAAGGTTGTACTCTACCGAGAGAACAATAGCACAACATCTGACTATCAGTTTGGAATACCACAGAATGTCGTTATGGTAGCTGCAGATAGCCTACAATCGTTCTTTGCGAACAATCGTCTACCAGATAACAAGACTTCATTCTTGGCAAGTTACAACAAGACAACGAATGGCTATGTATTCAACAATATCTCGGGAATTATCAACCTCTTCTCACGCAACACATCAATGCCTGCATGGGGTAAGGTTGTAATAGTGCCAGTTGAATTGCAGACTGTAACACAAGGTTCAGGTAGTAGCCAGAAAACGATAATTACTAAGGTTTCTCACGACATGGGACTCTCAAGCACAAAGTTATTGGGTAACACGCCAACTGGTAAGAATATTCAAATTTCGATAATATACGGTAAGTTCAATGGCAGATAA
- the panD gene encoding aspartate 1-decarboxylase produces the protein MLIEVLKSKLHCATVTEANLHYMGSITIDEDLLDAANMIAGEKVQIVNNNNGERFETYIIKGERGSGCICLNGAAARKVVVGDEVIIISYALMDFEEAKSFKPSIVFPKEGNRL, from the coding sequence ATGCTGATAGAAGTATTAAAAAGTAAGTTACACTGTGCTACTGTCACAGAGGCAAATCTTCATTACATGGGTAGTATTACCATTGATGAAGACTTGTTGGATGCTGCTAATATGATAGCAGGCGAGAAGGTCCAAATTGTAAATAATAACAATGGTGAACGCTTTGAAACCTATATTATTAAGGGAGAAAGAGGTTCTGGCTGTATCTGCTTGAATGGAGCAGCAGCTCGCAAGGTTGTAGTCGGGGATGAAGTAATTATCATCTCTTATGCATTGATGGATTTTGAAGAAGCAAAATCCTTTAAGCCTTCAATTGTCTTTCCTAAGGAAGGCAATCGACTATAA
- a CDS encoding glycogen/starch synthase codes for MGKKVLFVNQEIMPYVPETEMSFYGSEMPHIMQEAGFEIRTFMPRWGNINERRGQLHEVIRLSGMNLIIDDTDHPLIIKVASIPQTRIQVYFIDNEDYFQKRPAMTKDELGNDYPDNGERAIFFARGVLETVKKLRWAPDVIHCQGWMSSVIPFYVKTAYKDEPQFANSKVVTSLFAEQPQDSLGTNFKHCLEFREAKAKYLKNYNDNFDFMELGKLAIDYSDGVIGTSDKAHADLINYAKSNDKQLLEHAIDDTELKEKYSEFYNKLF; via the coding sequence ATGGGAAAAAAAGTATTATTTGTTAATCAAGAAATCATGCCGTATGTGCCTGAGACAGAGATGTCTTTCTATGGCTCAGAAATGCCACACATCATGCAAGAAGCTGGATTTGAAATCCGTACATTCATGCCAAGATGGGGAAATATTAATGAACGCAGAGGGCAGTTGCACGAGGTTATTCGCCTTTCAGGTATGAACTTGATTATAGACGATACAGACCATCCATTGATTATCAAGGTGGCAAGTATTCCGCAGACACGTATACAGGTTTATTTCATTGATAATGAAGATTATTTCCAGAAGCGTCCTGCAATGACAAAGGACGAACTGGGTAACGACTATCCTGACAATGGCGAGCGTGCTATCTTCTTTGCAAGAGGCGTGCTGGAAACAGTAAAGAAGCTCAGATGGGCTCCTGACGTGATTCACTGCCAAGGCTGGATGTCTTCAGTTATCCCATTCTATGTTAAAACTGCCTACAAAGATGAGCCACAGTTTGCTAATTCAAAGGTTGTTACTTCACTCTTTGCAGAACAGCCACAAGATAGCTTAGGAACTAACTTTAAGCATTGTCTTGAATTCCGTGAGGCAAAAGCCAAATATTTGAAGAACTATAATGATAACTTCGATTTCATGGAATTAGGCAAACTGGCTATCGACTATTCAGATGGTGTCATTGGTACCAGCGACAAAGCACATGCAGATCTTATCAACTATGCTAAGTCTAATGATAAGCAGCTTTTGGAACATGCAATCGATGATACTGAACTAAAGGAGAAGTATTCAGAATTTTATAATAAACTATTCTGA
- a CDS encoding dehydrogenase, whose amino-acid sequence MADNFLERHREEYEQRKAAWLRKKKHLGQQPKARLQKPDDEAL is encoded by the coding sequence ATGGCAGATAACTTCTTAGAACGTCATCGTGAGGAATATGAGCAGCGCAAAGCGGCTTGGCTTCGCAAGAAAAAGCACTTAGGACAACAGCCCAAAGCAAGACTTCAGAAGCCTGACGACGAAGCACTGTAA
- the panC gene encoding pantoate--beta-alanine ligase — MKVIQKIVELQNELFSYRKENKTIGLVPTMGALHDGHASLVKQSVKENDITVVSVFLNPTQFNDKGDLERYPRTLEADCKLIEVCGADYVFAPSVEEVYPKPDNRQYEFPPQSTVMEGAKRPGHFNGVCQVVSRLFYIVRPDKAYFGEKDWQQIAVIKRLVDFIGMKDEITIVECPIIRDADGLAMSSRNMLLTADERAIAPKIYEALSQSVAFSKIHTVAETREKVIADINAVDGLEVEYFEIVDGNTLLEVNTWEAYVVGCITVYCGHTPIRLIDHIKYRG, encoded by the coding sequence ATGAAAGTTATTCAAAAGATTGTAGAACTTCAGAACGAACTATTCTCTTATCGTAAGGAGAACAAGACTATTGGGTTGGTTCCTACGATGGGTGCGTTGCATGATGGTCATGCATCACTTGTAAAACAAAGCGTCAAGGAGAATGATATAACCGTCGTTTCTGTTTTTCTTAATCCTACCCAGTTTAATGATAAGGGAGATTTAGAACGTTATCCTCGTACATTAGAGGCTGATTGTAAGCTTATTGAAGTTTGTGGAGCAGATTATGTTTTTGCTCCATCTGTTGAAGAAGTCTACCCCAAACCAGATAATCGTCAATACGAGTTTCCACCACAATCAACAGTGATGGAGGGTGCAAAACGTCCTGGTCATTTTAATGGTGTTTGCCAAGTTGTCAGTAGACTATTCTATATTGTTCGTCCAGATAAAGCCTATTTTGGTGAGAAAGACTGGCAGCAGATTGCTGTTATCAAACGTCTTGTTGACTTTATTGGTATGAAGGATGAAATAACGATAGTTGAATGTCCAATTATACGTGATGCAGATGGTTTGGCTATGAGTTCACGCAATATGCTGTTGACCGCAGATGAACGTGCTATAGCACCAAAGATATATGAGGCGTTAAGTCAAAGTGTAGCGTTCTCTAAGATCCATACAGTTGCTGAAACACGAGAGAAAGTCATTGCTGATATCAATGCGGTAGACGGACTTGAGGTAGAGTATTTTGAGATTGTTGATGGCAACACACTTCTTGAAGTAAATACTTGGGAAGCGTATGTTGTAGGTTGTATTACAGTTTATTGTGGCCATACGCCTATTCGACTTATTGACCACATAAAATACAGAGGATAA